A portion of the Phaeodactylum tricornutum CCAP 1055/1 chromosome 7, whole genome shotgun sequence genome contains these proteins:
- a CDS encoding predicted protein, giving the protein MDAPKPKSQEVVPQESSMPASRSLSKDQEKTVVECARLLGTTTSSLARTAVRPRELALLFSEAVTDHDVVLTLPSLDCRVGIENDQVGNPLPDVGEPGPRVPEHSSGEASTDAVENVPNKPLMAASVLVKAVDDASILEHQAEKHLGKLTSWTKSTLVYAPEAMATNVSDSFSFLMDSRLRSWTLLLLRHSLSTGDSESRTRLLRILSANVAVDAAETTLQTLPMPDSAACHPKEADVILPLLFETKISLTLQGKQETVVLRAPGTMSAYFGNNSITDIEDLQKVDVRLDTDIMLKAMVDQARLIIFKTVANATHTPLPLGVVSKASGSPKDVVSKGTRTEPASEGSNPSILTSTSLAGFRSALNLGSSTTSQYEDQTMRLQKARSSALRLNGVLHGKKAEPTRPPQPQRVRSVKWDTPATLPKLNSSLDPSPKKARLSQAATVSKLKSFRSFGRPHAGDFGSGPRNATFGEYGGRQGMWGRDGRMIHHPTPMQEGGAGGFVEVPVPEKNATFNLNSAMKTSQSAVGVEAGMPRTATALENWFLKSAT; this is encoded by the exons ATGGACGCTCCGAAGCCAAAAAGTCAAGAAGTAGTGCCGCAGGAGAGCTCTATGCCTGCATCACGTTCACTCTCTAAGGATCAAGAGAAAACGGTGGTTGAGTGCGCCAGGCTGCTGGGAACAACGACATCGTCGTTGGCTCGCACTGCCGTCCGGCCTAGGGAGCTGGCCCTCTTATTTTCCGAGGCTGTCACAGACCATGATGTGGTATTGACACTCCCTTCGCTCGATTGTAGAGTAGGCATAGAGAACGATCAGGTAGGCAATCCTTTGCCGGACGTTGGTGAACCCGGCCCTAGGGTTCCGGAGCATTCCTCGGGAGAAGCGTCCACAGATGCAGTCGAAAACGTCCCCAACAAGCCGCTCATGGCTGCTTCTGTTCTCGTTAAAGCGGTAGACGACGCTTCGATTTTAGAGCATCAGGCAGAAAAGCATTTAGGGAAGTTGACTTCATGGACAAAGTCCACACTAGTATACGCGCCGGAGGCAATGGCGACCAATGTATCCGACTCATTTTCGTTTCTAATGGATTCCCGACTGCGGTCTTGGacgcttttgcttctccgACACTCTCTTTCTACGGGTGACTCTGAAAGCCGGACACGGCTGCTTCGGATACTTTCGGCGAATGTTGCTGTCGACGCCGCTGAAACAACGTTGCAGACCCTCCCTATGCCCGATTCCGCTGCATGCCATCCAAAGGAAGCCGATGTGATTCTTCCCCTTCTTTTTGAGACCAAGATTTCTCTTACTTTACAGGGCAAACAAGAAACTGTTGTTCTTCGGGCTCCCGGGACTATGTCGG CTTATTTTGGGAATAACAGCATAACCGACATTGAAGACCTACAAAAGGTCGATGTACGGCTAGATACTGATATCATGCTCAAGGCTATGGTTGATCAAGCAAGACTGATTATTTTTAAGACTGTTGCCAATGCAACTCACACGCCTCTACCTCTCGGTGTCGTGTCGAAAGCATCTGGGTCCCCGAAGGACGTCGTTTCCAAAGGAACAAGAACCGAACCCGCATCGGAAGGCTCTAACCCTTCCATTCTGACTTCAACTAGTCTCGCTGGCTTCCGTAGCGCGTTAAATCTTGGTAGTTCCACGACTTCACAGTACGAGGACCAAACCATGCGACTACAGAAAGCGCGTTCATCGGCTTTGCGCTTAAACGGTGTACTTCATGGAAAGAAGGCTGAACCTACACGGCCACCACAGCCGCAAAGGGTCCGCTCGGTCAAATGGGACACGCCTGCTACATTACCGAAGTTAAATTCAAGCCTAGATCCTAGTCCAAAGAAGGCTCGACTGTCGCAAGCCGCAACCGTTTCGAAGCTGAAGAGCTTCCGATCGTTTGGACGACCACATGCTGGAGACTTTGGATCTGGTCCCCGCAATGCAACGTTTGGGGAGTATGGAGGACGCCAGGGTATGTGGGGACGAGATGGGCGGATGATTCATCACCCCACGCCGATGCAAGAGGGCGGAGCGGGTGGATTCGTGGAGGTACCTGTTCCGGAAAAGAATGCCACTTTTAATTTGAATTCTGCAATGAAGACGAGCCAATCGGCGGTTGGTGTCGAAGCTGGCATGCCCCGAACGGCAACGGCGCTGGAGAACTGGTTCCTCAAATCCGCTACATAA
- a CDS encoding predicted protein, which yields MMKSLFFLTFASIVFVVDAATKVAVIELGKGGTVRRTTAKSIESSVDGVASFWNALHGSGRRRLQHPGMTVVPDLFRKADSSVVIGVSGSGVDLSTMPLVAGLVSDESKNGVVGHMEISGHHCHALLSHLDQLEEAESLSIDLLEKHAKISGISGMKIVVDTPRASALDQQISVALLEMDEQAKASGQTIVVNLVVEESEDTGASSHRRLEGGGEEEGQEGGEQGGGEGGADNANGDGSSGQFAGYYGYGYYNAYGEWVTPYKTMFQIQYFNVVLWTSVGLTLILFSSIFMMMYMPLEPDTLLFGESAKLMED from the coding sequence ATGATGAAGTCTCTCTTTTTTCTGActtttgcttcaattgtGTTCGTGGTCGATGCGGCCACCAAAGTCGCAGTTATTGAGCTCGGAAAAGGTGGAACTGTCCGCCGCACCACCGCCAAAAGCATCGAGTCTTCGGTCGATGGCGTGGCTTCGTTCTGGAATGCCCTGCACGGATCGGGTCGCCGTCGTCTACAACATCCGGGAATGACTGTTGTTCCGGATTTGTTTCGCAAAGCTGACTCCAGTGTTGTGATAGGAGTGTCTGGAAGCGGTGTTGACCTTAGCACAATGCCTTTGGTCGCTGGGCTTGTTTCCGATGAATCCAAGAACGGCGTTGTAGGACACATGGAGATCTCTGGCCACCACTGCCACGCACTTTTGTCCCATCTCGATcaattggaagaagctgaaTCCCTGAGCATCGATCTACTCGAGAAGCATGCCAAAATATCGGGTATATCGGGAATGAAAATTGTTGTGGATACGCCAAGAGCTAGTGCGTTGGATCAACAGATTAGCGttgctcttttggaaatggacgaGCAAGCCAAAGCTAGTGGACAGACTATCGTAGTTAATCTTGTTGTTGAAGAGAGCGAAGATACTGGCGCTTCCAGTCACCGTCGCCTGGAAGGTGGtggagaagaagaaggtCAAGAAGGTGGAGAGCAAGGCGGTGGCGAAGGAGGAGCCGACAACGCGAACGGAGATGGAAGTTCTGGGCAGTTCGCTGGCTACTACGGTTATGGTTACTACAATGCATACGGCGAATGGGTCACGCCTTACAAAACCATGTTTCAAATTCAGTACTTCAACGTTGTGCTGTGGACATCGGTAGGTCTGACCCTTATTCTGTTCTCGAGTATCTTCATGATGATGTATATGCCACTTGAACCAGATACGCTCTTGTTTGGAGAATCTGCGAAGCTTATGGAGGACTGA
- a CDS encoding predicted protein, with translation MNNRHGSIPNQGSDQSPLSLLVNAADNHEPPRGQQRDGGIMQGRGFAETLRLRGLGGDAGLSLEEQLYLQQHAQNAYGAPMSGGLLGQFRDQGIFSQYGGQQQQQQQLASLLGLGGGNNNHSADMRSALAAAQLRQHHHQQQQQPRLSHAEILALSRSGALNGLSGILGGMGGVRGPGSNSALASELEGLQRLEERRQQLLAASSQSPMVSSSRRPVEASSGMLREDPSERMVRQDHKVQHKKKASTAAVTSEAALSALPAGASNKDEMEKAPGSVIVPCRARGMPMDHNFKTAYFVIPENVKHGEELICSYFACRNAGIKFRYCSHCKVPVAKRNFRKRHKHGGEDIPKGPDDDSGGEDDHTDMKNGIPAQISTPYDNAVEADGISSHSADSDIHDKQPIETDAKTAGVRSSRSTMEKDQTMKTNSAMQKPVSPKKLIDKTGKDRHERWVALLATRPATKDGGSMSSWLMEVLAVSDLETPLPSTPAADKGKKNSYNGSKTESKKKKNPDLPVTKFSTIDPGSGSSNDASANEHSDRSKHSKPMDSKTKATGVFVGGIVKKKRSFDITKEESLSEGGSETFASGSFAEWKERKRQKKQAKSGSLSSKEDHEQN, from the exons ATGAACAATCGACACGGATCTATACCCAACCAGGGTAGCGATCAGTCCCCCCTTTCGCTCCTCGTGAACGCCGCGGACAATCACGAGCCCCCGCGAGGGCAACAACGCGACGGTGGTATAATGCAGGGTCGAGGTTTCGCCGAAACGCTACGCCTCCGCGGTCTTGGTGGTGACGCGGGACTTTCGCTTGAAGAGCAGCTTTACCTCCAACAGCATGCTCAGAACGCTTACGGCGCTCCGATGTCGGGTGGTCTGCTGGGGCAGTTTCGTGACCAAGGCATCTTTTCCCAGTATGGtgggcaacaacagcagcagcagcagctggCTTCGCTTTTGGGGCTCGGTGGCGGCAACAACAATCATTCAGCAGATATGCGCTCTGCTCTCGCGGCGGCTCAGCTTCGTcagcaccaccaccaacaacaacagcagccTCGGTTGTCTCATGCAGAAATCTTGGCACTTAGTCGTTCGGGGGCTCTTAACGGACTTTCTGGCATTTTGGGAGGAATGGGTGGAGTACGCGGCCCTGGCTCAAACTCTGCTCTTGCGTCGGAGCTTGAAGGTTTGCAGCGTCTTGAAGAGCGTCGCCAGCAGCTACTGGCCGCATCTTCGCAGTCTCCGATGGTATCGTCGAGTCGACGTCCTGTAGAAGCCTCCAGCGGTATGCTTCGCGAAGATCCGTCGGAGAGAATGGTCCGCCAGGACCACAAAGTTCAACACAAGAAAAAAGCCTCTACTGCTGCTGTAACCAGCGAAGCAGCCCTGTCCGCTCTGCCGGCTGGAGCAAGTAACAAggatgaaatggaaaaggctCCAGGCTCTGTGATCGTGCCATGTCGCGCCAGGGGAATGCCAATGGATCACAACTTCAAG ACAGCATATTTCGTCATTCCCGAAAACGTCAAACATGGCGAAGAGCTCATCTGCTCGTACTTCGCCTGTCGCAATGCCGGAATCAAATTTCGCTACTGTTCACACTGCAAGGTCCCAGTTGCGAAACGCAACTTTCGCAAGCGGCACAAACATGGCGGTGAAGACATTCCAAAAGGCCCAGATGACGACTCTGGAGGCGAAGACGACCACACTGACATGAAGAATGGCATTCCCGCCCAGATCTCTACCCCATACGATAACGCTGTTGAAGCTGATGGGATCTCGTCGCATAGTGCAGACTCTGACATTCATGATAAACAGCCAATCGAAACGGACGCTAAAACGGCTGGGGTTCGGTCGTCCAGATCTACGATGGAGAAAGATCAAACGATGAAGACTAATAGTGCCATGCAGAAGCCTGTGTCGCCAAAAAAGCTCATCGATAAAACCGGCAAGGACCGTCACGAGCGTTGGGTAGCTCTACTTGCAACACGCCCAGCTACAAAAGACGGAGGCTCTATGTCGTCATGGCTCATGGAAGTTTTGGCTGTCAGTGATCTCGAAACACCCCTCCCAAGCACCCCAGCTGCTGATAAGGGAAAAAAGAATAGCTACAATGGTAGCAAAACTGAatccaagaaaaagaagaatccaGATTTGCCGGTTACCAAGTTCTCGACGATCGATCCAGGCTCAGGCTCATCCAATGATGCTTCGGCGAATGAGCACAGCGACAGAAGTAAGCACTCGAAGCCGATGGACAGTAAAACAAAGGCTACCGGAGTGTTTGTTGGCGGAATtgtgaaaaagaaacgatcATTTGATATCACCAAGGAAGAGTCCCTCTCTGAAGGAGGATCCGAGACATTTGCGAGCGGTAGCTTTGCCGAGTGGAAGGAGCGCAAACGCCAGAAGAAGCAGGCGAAGTCAGGGAGCTTGTCTTCGAAAGAAGATCATGAGCAAAACTAG